Proteins from a single region of Nomia melanderi isolate GNS246 chromosome 11, iyNomMela1, whole genome shotgun sequence:
- the Sec16 gene encoding endoplasmic reticulum export factor secretory 16 isoform X5 — translation MSNPYRARPARSKAGYGAHNQTIWNPMMRQQTDTPSNDSMQHQSAVVNQSKQAADSWNNSWNWDFDKQTDNQQQQQQQQQQQQQQQQQQQQQQQTSQQEQQQQHYVPPYKNQGQLMSNSIQDHYYKNVNGNKTDLINQNTMSDGNTHGTASNRQPISNHSDSFPPYSNYVPYQQYPPPPPPPRPSSIKSGSLDYDHTQWTNEQQPQTGSYQQQRSTIQNQKIQATNPLLPSSNYVWQKSEQTNLMPSNNWQSNVSNRWQDPEMDKEVQNFDDMGNQCTPPLQPSRSNQLPLPSTENIKKEHSTNDANNWSSQMSMPTPWNQNHESVLASQSQQLQSSSVNNDFNSWPQTANTDLLQQWKHTSELHTNQWLQEQQENNNLPEESIKPDNAGVIPSNDWQQNRIVSSHHSLPNMPPPLESGVEPEERKKSIPSSIPNSMISKDSTIHAKANVPKSQLPDSRLNMSSTPETTSTVASSENVSVQENNEFNPVGDMIEWGKTNSSEELPAKLEQLSLSSKISKQVEHQSETPEAQIPATSADVWSQNAAPHNVNSDHIPGLSSDYPMPATEHPHSIDNQPSTNKDHPAHNTYQALSIAPIDNVVQSGYDQWYNQSALPRSSDNTWYTKDHIRPAKDWNVEQNVENYENIQQPTEFGNLEVVTPSLQQRDIYGSRDSINKETLDNDPKPVINPVKETVNTRDFRQEVNNIEVPTVQQPSRSLPPLQPEQVPDNYEFASNDRNTFLETGELTDSHQEHEPTPPSQDDENDEVPNDIPFLREVPGQSSSIDPRRNDPTGQEQYVQSAQRLSDPRRNDPSGQEQSLQLRNITERSERRDIPPGQERSVSLLSRSDSDTLERRNDPSGRERSLPPQQSRNDPSGEERHQSQPPIMLESSETREVPGRGNEPEDPNQQTDENLRQIPGGASPNEVVQSSDDRPNGRVVTGSQEVPSAVSAIPDPASDSRSKREEAVGASIREGQGASSSSNRRDSYDDENDEGSGNSRDDSRERRRDSSSERRRYEYERKNSYYDREREYDDDYYYDRRRGADSDRPYNARDEFDRRDIPYREDDRKHHSRDDLDRHTREDMERRSKTKDDLDERDSRRRPDDRRRDRGDDVRRRDREIRDYDPRYSRDRDYLDRDRRRDERRPRRYDDYNMRDLYYDDPYSRGSRPSSRSSYNDRDRAYYVRSRDPYYGYNGYPGYDYGVHYANNYYAYIENLRRTNPAAYSEWYHKYYANQHQQQHVAHGVTNYPEDRASVHSGRSSCDDRTTGEKRTLGDMSLLEDSTSASARMTPIKYSISHAYGCFSIGSLIHVLPSYPTDGERAKVDILRLDNLLLHDPVTRDLRAYPGPLIKQVGVTHKKTIIEYCENKIKKAASNEEMTDRASYILLYELMIMLIQQNGNVVGVDIAALLLRNKEAYPYDLNKQKSQDAGRRESVISQRSGLGGDGCQGTQDGASVSEKIESKPRKSIEQITDEFRNTLLYGLVQEALEYAMNEGLWGHALFLASKLDKRTHASVMTRFANSLPYHDPLQTLYQLHSGRVPAVVTSISDPRWDDWRPHLAMIISNTSSNPEINRRSITTLGDTLSARGDIHAAHFCYILSQVDFGAYGSSNVKLVLIGANHHKPYNTFLTSEAVMLTEIYEYARNLSEPGFTLVDLQTFKFDLASKMMDHGLIEKALLYIEQIAVNIANEPSKYKKSFICAVYNLGDRIKFHDPVYKDSTDETITLPWFDNLAEIVSKCYSGEIVESDAYGSQTKVEQYSATQNQEIYETKHQQQQQQQQQQQQQQQQQQQHWNPPQPEYREGPSSMMEVPSTEVQSEWQPLSLPSNIPDTFDQTMQYTRNTEESYQQSQQPDYWNQDSYYQSNYGRNDCTVTNWQQQSTSVPYSSEQGDTDSSQQQEKWNYETEREDKTATPEPPQPAISMTPSTRKQYDPLEELDALETPKPSSKQTATAKKTAEKPTEKKPSNSSWIGGLFSKFAPKPRNQMILPDDSNPTIVWDPVAKKWTNKDEDGDSGSATLAPPPKASDMGFKAPAAEHSSQLSQPPPQADESAINKFKLPKGRNMRANYIDVMNPAGSKGSAAPSNIPTPITSPMVPMATSSPQLFIPAPVNDRNGPVAFLPTADVALSTNVSENASQGSGRQNDVAK, via the exons ATGAGT aATCCTTATAGAGCCAGACCAGCAAGGTCTAAAGCAGGATATGGAGCTCATAATCAAACAATATGGAATCCTATGATGAGACAACAGACAGATACACCATCAAATGATTCTATGCAACATCAATCAGCGGTTGTGAATCAGTCAAAACAAGCAGCTGATTCTTGGAATAATTCATGGAATTGGGACTTTGATAAACAGACAGATaatcaacagcaacaacaacaacaacaacaacagcagcagcagcagcagcagcagcaacaacagcaacaacaaacATCTCAAcaagaacaacaacaacagcattATGTGCCACCATATAAAAATCAAGGACAACTGATGTCCAATTCTATCCAGGatcattattataaaaatgttaacggTAACAAGACTGATTTGATTAATCAGAATACTATGTCAGATGGAAATACACATGGAACTGCTAGTAACAGGCAGCCAATTTCAAATCATTCGGATTCTTTTCCACCTTACTCGAATTATGTCCCATACCAGCAAtatccaccaccaccaccgccacctaGACCGAGTTCTATTAAGTCTGGATCTTTGGATTATGATCATACACAATGGACAAATGAGCAACAACCTCAAACTGGTTCATATCAGCAACAAAGGTCCACTATACAAAATCAGAAGATTCAAGCAACAAATCCTCTTTTACCTAGTAGTAATTACGTTTGGCAGAAGTCCGAACAAACAAATTTAATGCCTTCAAATAATTGGCAGAGCAATGTATCCAATCGTTGGCAAGATCCAGAAATGGATAAGGAGGTACAAAATTTTGATGATATGGGTAACCAGTGCACACCGCCGTTACAGCCAAGTAGATCGAATCAGCTTCCTCTGCCATccacagaaaatataaaaaaagaacattccACAAACGATGCAAACAATTGGTCCAGTCAAATGAGCATGCCAACTCCATGGAATCAAAATCATGAATCTGTATTAGCTAGTCAGAGTCAACAACTACAAAGTTCCAGTGTcaataatgattttaattctTGGCCTCAAACAGCAAATACAGATCTTTTGCAACAATGGAAACATACGAGTGAATTGCATACTAATCAGTGGTTACAAGAGCAACAGGAAAACAATAACTTACCGGAAGAAAGTATTAAACCAGATAATGCTGGTGTTATTCCTTCGAATGATTGGCAACAAAATCGTATAGTATCTTCTCATCATTCTCTGCCTAACATGCCTCCACCTCTGGAGTCCGGTGTAGAACcagaagagaggaaaaaatctATACCCTCGTCGATTCCAAATTCTATGATCTCTAAAGATTCTACTATACACGCGAAAGCAAACGTCCCCAAATCCCAACTACCTGACTCGCGACTCAACATGTCATCTACTCCAGAAACTACATCTACCGTTGCAAGCTCTGAAAACGTTTCTGTACAGGAAAACAATGAATTCAATCCAGTAGGTGATATGATAGAATGGGGCAAAACTAATTCATCGGAGGAATTACCTGCAAAACTAGAACAGTTGAGTCTTAGTTCCAAGATCAGTAAACAGGTGGAACATCAAAGCGAGACCCCAGAAGCACAAATCCCTGCAACCTCTGCAGACGTATGGAGTCAGAATGCAGCTCCTCATAATGTTAACTCTGACCATATACCCGGACTATCTTCGGATTACCCCATGCCTGCAACGGAACATCCTCATTCCATCGACAACCAACCTAGCACTAATAAAGATCATCCTGCGCACAACACGTATCAGGCATTAAGTATTGCGCCAATAGATAACGTGGTGCAAAGTGGATACGATCAGTGGTAcaatcaaagcgcattgccgCGTTCCTCGGACAATACATGGTACACGAAGGATCATATCAGGCCAGCCAAGGATTGGAACGTCGAACAGAACGTTGAGAATTATGAAAACATCCAACAGCCTACAGAATTTGGGAATTTGGAGGTAGTTACACCGTCGTTGCAGCAACGCGATATATATGGCTCAAGAGATTCCATAAACAAGGAAACACTGGACAACGATCCAAAACCGGTTATCAATCCTGTCAAGGAAACTGTTAATACACGTGATTTTCGACAAGAAGTGAACAACATAGAAGTACCCACTGTCCAACAGCCGTCACGATCCTTGCCACCTCTTCAACCGGAACAG GTACCGGACAACTACGAATTCGCATCGAACGACAGAAACACGTTTTTAGAAACCGGCGAATTAACCGATTCCCATCAAGAGCACGAACCGACTCCACCAAGCCAGGACGACGAGAACGATGAAGTGCCTAACGATATTCCCTTTCTACGAGAAGTGCCGGGCCAGTCGAGTTCCATAGATCCACGCAGAAACGATCCAACAGGGCAGGAACAGTACGTTCAGTCCGCTCAAAGGTTGTCGGATCCAAGGAGAAACGATCCCTCCGGTCAGGAGCAGAGTCTTCAGCTGAGGAACATCACTGAAAGATCCGAGCGACGCGACATCCCTCCTGGCCAAGAGAGGAGTGTCTCTCTGCTTTCGCGGTCAGACTCGGATACACTGGAACGTAGAAACGATCCGTCTGGCAGAGAACGATCGTTACCTCCCCAGCAGTCTCGGAATGATCCCTCCGGGGAAGAAAGACATCAGTCGCAACCTCCAATTATGTTGGAGTCCAGCGAGACACGGGAGGTTCCTGGTAGAGGCAATGAACCTGAAGATCCTAATCAACAGACGGATGAGAACCTCAGGCAAATACCTGGGGGTGCATCTCCCAACGAAGTTGTCCAGTCCTCGGACGACAGGCCCAATGGAAGAGTAGTCACAGGTTCTCAAGAAGTCCCTTCTGCAGTCT CCGCTATACCGGATCCAGCCAGCGACTCGAGGAGCAAGCGCGAGGAGGCTGTCGGCGCGTCGATACGCGAAGGACAGGGCGCTTCCAGTTCGTCGAACCGAAGAGACTCGTACGACGACGAGAACGACGAAGGATCCGGAAACAGTCGGGACGACAGCAGGGAAAGACGGCGCGACAGCAGCTCGGAACGACGACGATACGAATACGAACGGAAGAACTCCTACTACGATCGTGAACGGGAGTACGACGACGATTACTATTACGATCGTCGTCGCGGGGCGGACAGCGACCGACCGTATAACGCCCGAGATGAATTCGATCGCCGGGATATACCGTACAGAGAGGATGACCGGAAGCATCATAGCCGGGATGATTTGGACAGGCACACCAGAGAAGACATGGAGAGAAGGAGCAAAACTAAAGACGACTTGGATGAGAGGGACAGCAGAAGACGGCCCGACGATCGCAGAAGGGACAGGGGCGACGATGTACGTCGGAGAGACAGGGAGATTCGAGATTATGATCCTCGGTACTCTAGAGATCGAGACTACCTCGATCGCGACAGAAGGAGAGACGAAAGACGGCCGAGGAGATACGACGATTACAACATGAGAGATTTGTACTACGATGATCCTTATAGCAGAGG TTCTAGACCATCTAGCAGATCTTCCTACAACGACAGAGACCGAGCCTACTACGTGCGATCGAGGGACCCTTATTATGGTTATAATG GTTACCCTGGCTACGATTACGGCGTTCATTATGCCAACAATTATTACGCGTACATAGAGAATTTGCGACGTACAAATCCTGCTGCCTACTCGGAGTGGTATCACAAGTACTATGCCAACCAACATCAGCAGCAGCATGTCGCCCATGGTGTCACTAATTACCCGGAAGACAGGGCTAGCGTTCATTCAGGCCGTAGCTCGTGCGACGATAG aaCAACTGGCGAGAAACGAACTTTAGGCGACATGTCTTTGCTCGAGGACTCGACCAGTGCTTCCGCAAGAATGACGCCGATCAAATATTCCATTTCCCATGCATATG GTTGTTTTTCGATCGGATCCTTGATTCATGTGCTTCCGTCTTATCCGACTGATGGTGAAAGAGCCAAGGTGGACATTCTTAGATTGGACAACCTGCTCTTACATGATCCCGTCACGCGTGATTTACGAGCGTATCCTGGGCCATTAATTAAGCAAGT GGGAGTCACTCACAAAAAGACCATTATCGAATATTGCGAGAACAAAATCAAAAAAGCTGCATCGAACGAAGAGATGACCGATCGTGCTTCGTACATCCTTTTGTACGAACTAATGATCATGCTGATTCAACAGAATGGG AACGTCGTTGGTGTCGATATTGCTGCCTTATTGCTCAGAAACAAAGAAGCGTATCCTTACGATTTAAACAAGCAAAAGTCGCAGGATGCAGGAAGGAGAGAGTCGGTGATATCGCAAAGATCTGGGTTAGGTGGGGACGGATGCCAGGGTACTCAAGATGGTGCATCCGTTTCAGAAAAAATAGAAAGCAAACCGCGCAAGAGTATCGAGCAAATAACAGACGAATTTAGGAACACGTTACTGTATGGTTTAGTCCAGGAAGCCTTAG AATACGCGATGAACGAAGGACTCTGGGGCCACGCGCTGTTCCTGGCCAGCAAACTGGACAAGCGCACCCACGCCTCCGTGATGACTCGTTTCGCCAATAGTTTACCGTACCACGATCCTTTGCAAACCTTGTACCAACTGCACTCCGGTCGCGTGCCCGCCGTCGTCACCAGTATCTCGGATCCACGGTGGGACGACTGGAGACCCCATTTAGCCATGATCATATCGAACACGTCCTCCAATCCCGAAATCAACCGTCGTTCGATCACAACCCTCGGAGACACGCTCTCCGCGCGCGGCGACATCCACGCGGCCCACTTCTGCTACATCCTCTCGCAAGTCGACTTCGGAGCTTACGGGTCCAGCAACGTGAAGCTCGTACTGATCGGCGCGAATCACCATAAACCGTACAACACGTTCCTCACGTCGGAAGCCGTGATGCTCACGGAGATATACGAGTACGCGAGGAACCTCAGCGAGCCGGGATTCACCTTGGTGGACCTTCAGACCTTCAAGTTCGACCTGGCGTCGAAGATGATGGACCACGGATTGATAGAGAAAGCCTTATTGTACATAGAACAGATCGCCGTAAATATCGCCAACGAGCCGTCGAAGTACAAGAAGTCGTTCATCTGCGCCGTGTACAATTTGGGAGACAGGATTAAATTCCACGATCCAGTGTACAAGGACTCCACCGACGAAACCATTACTTTGCCTTGGTTCGATAATTTGGCTGAGATTGTCAGCAAATGTTAC TCTGGAGAAATAGTCGAGAGTGATGCCTATGGGTCGCAGACGAAAGTAGAACAGTATAGTGCCACGCAGAATCAAGAAATCTATGAAACAAAGCatcaacaacagcagcagcaacaacagcaacagcagcagcagcagcagcagcagcagcaacactGGAATCCTCCACAACCGGAATACAGAGAAGGTCCATCGTCGATGATGGAGGTCCCTTCAACCGAAGTGCAATCAGAATGGCAGCCCTTATCTCTGCCATCCAACATACCGGACACGTTCGACCAAACGATGCAATATACAAGGAACACCGAGGAATCGTACCAGCAATCCCAGCAGCCAGATTACTGGAACCAAGACTCCTACTACCAGAGCAACTACGGGAGGAACGACTGCACTGTCACCAACTGGCAGCAGCAGTCAACCAGCGTCCCATACTCCTCAGAACAAGGTGACACCGACAGTTCACAGCAACAGGAGAAATGGAACTATGAG ACGGAAAGAGAGGATAAAACGGCCACTCCTGAA CCGCCGCAGCCGGCAATCTCGATGACGCCGTCGACGAGGAAGCAGTACGACCCGCTGGAGGAGCTGGACGCGCTGGAGACGCCGAAGCCGTCCTCCAAGCAAACGGCgacggccaagaaaaccgcggAGAAACCGACGGAGAAGAAACCATCGAACAGTTCGTGGATCGGAGGTCTGTTCAGCAAGTTCGCTCCGAAGCCCAGGAACCAAATGATTCTGCCCGACGACAGTAATCCAACG ATTGTGTGGGATCCTGTTGCTAAAAAGTGGACGAACAAGGATGAAGATGGAGACAGTGGTTCTGCAACGTTAGCCCCTCCTCCGAAAGCTTCTGACATGGGGTTCAAGGCACCCGCTGCGGAGCATTCCTCCCAACTGTCTCAGCCACCCCCTCAAGCTGACGAGTCCGCCATTAATAAGTTTAAATTGCCGAAAGGGAGAAACATGCGAGCTAATTATATAGATGTGATGAATCCGGCTGGCTCGAAGGGCAGCGCAGCACCCTCGAATATACCAACCCCGATCACATCTCCAATGGTACCTATGGCAACTTCCTCGCCTCAATTATTCATTCCTGCACCAG TTAACGACCGGAATGGACCTGTGGCTTTCTTGCCAACCGCAGACGTTGCACTTTCCACAAACGTCTCCGAGAACGCGTCTCAAGGG TCGGGGAGGCAGAATGATGTagccaaataa